The Bos indicus x Bos taurus breed Angus x Brahman F1 hybrid chromosome 25, Bos_hybrid_MaternalHap_v2.0, whole genome shotgun sequence genome has a window encoding:
- the NSUN5 gene encoding probable 28S rRNA (cytosine-C(5))-methyltransferase codes for MAVYSAAAAVLAGVESRQGSLKGLVYASNFQNVKQLYALVCETQRYSAVLDAVIANAGLLRAEKKLRPHLAKVLVYDLLLGKGFRGRGGRWKPLLERHQARLKAELARLKVRQGVSRNEDLLEVGSKPGSASQVPRFVRVNILKTCAEDAIDYFKRQGFSYQGRASSLNDIRALKGKCFLLDPLLPELLVFPAQTDLHNHPLYQAGHLILQDKASCLPAMLLAPPPGSHVIDACAAPGNKTSHLAALLKNQGKIFAFDQDAKRLASMATLLARAGVSCCELAEQDFLAVSPSDQRYCQVQYILLDPSCSGSGMPSRQLEEPKSCTPSPERLRALAAFQQRALSHALTFPALRRLVYSTCSVCQEENEDVVRAALQQSPGAFRLAPVLPSWPHRGLSAFPGAEHCLRASPETTLTGGFFIAVLERVEEPSSGSQAKAAASELTPSPAPKGKKRRRKAAAAPGT; via the exons ATGGCTGTGTACTCGGCGGCGGCGGCCGTGCTGGCCGGCGTGGAGAGCCGCCAGGGTTCGCTCAAGGGGCTGGTATACGCCAGCAACTTCCAG AACGTGAAGCAGCTGTACGCGCTGGTGTGCGAGACGCAGCGCTACTCCGCCGTGCTGGACGCCGTGATCGCCAACGCCGGCCTCCTGCGAGCCGAGAAGAAGCTGCGGCCGCACCTAGCCAAG GTGCTAGTATATGACTTATTGCTGGGAAAAGGCTTTAGAGGGCGCGGGGGCCGATGGAAACCTCTGCTGGAGCGGCACCAGGCCAGGCTGAAGGCTGAGTTGGCGCGGCTCAAGGTTCGTCAAGGTGTGAGCCGGAATGAGGACCTGTTGGAAGTGGGATCCAAGCCTGGCTCAG CCTCCCAGGTGCCTCGATTTGTGCGAGTGAACATTCTGAAGACCTGTGCTGAAGATGCCATTGATTATTTTAAGAGACAAGGTTTCTCCTACCAGGGTCGGGCTTCCAG CCTCAACGACATCAGGGCCCTCAAAGGGAAGTGTTTTCTCCTGGATCCCTTGCTGCCAGAGTTGCTTGTGTTTCCTGCCCAAACAGATCTGCACAACCATCCACTGTACCAAGCTGGTCACCTCATCCTGCAAGACAAG GCAAGCTGTCTCCCGGCCATGCTGCTGGCTCCGCCCCCAGGGTCCCACGTCATTGATGCATGCGCTGCCCCAGGCAATAAGACCAGTCACCTGGCTGCTCTTCTCAAGAACCAAGG GAAGATCTTCGCCTTTGACCAGGATGCCAAGCGACTGGCGTCTATGGCTACCCTGCTGGCCCGGGCGGGGGTCTCCTGCTGCGAGCTGGCCGAGCAGGACTTCCTGGCGGTCTCGCCCTCGGACCAGCGTTATTGTCAGGTCCAGTACATCTTGCTGGATCCCTCCTGTAGCGGCTCTG GGATGCCCAGCAGGCAGCTGGAGGAGCCCAAGTCTTGCACGCCGAGCCCGGAGCGCCTGCGAGCACTGGCTGCCTTCCAGCAGCGGGCACTGAGCCACGCGCTCACGTTTCCCGCCCTGCGACGCCTCGTCTACTCCACGTGCTCTGTCTGCCAAGAAGAGAATGAAGACGTGGTGCGAGCCGCCTTGCAGCAGAGCCCGGGGGCCTTCAG GCTGGCTCCCGTCCTCCCCTCCTGGCCGCACCGAGGCCTCAGTGCCTTTCCAGGCGCTGAACACTGCCTCCGGGCCTCCCCTGAGACCACGCTCACCGGTGGCTTCTTCATCGCGGTGCTTGAGCGGGTAGAGGAGCCAAG CTCCGGCTCACAAGCCAAAGCAGCAGCGTCAGAGCTgacgcccagcccagccccaaagGGGAAGAAGAGGCGGCGGAAAGCGGCGGCTGCCCCTGGCACGTAG
- the TRIM50 gene encoding E3 ubiquitin-protein ligase TRIM50, with the protein MAWQVSVPELEDRLQCPMCLEVFKEPLMLQCGHSYCKGCLVSLSHHLASELRCPVCRQEVDYSSSPPNVSLAKVIEALRLPGDPEPQVCAHHRNPLSLFCEKDQELICGLCGLLGAHQHHRVTPVSTVYSRMKEELAALISDLKQEQKKVDEQIAKLVNNRTRIVNESDVFSWVIRREFQELHHLVDEEKARCLEGVEGHTRGLVASLDMQLEQARGAQERLVQATGVLEQFGSESHHEFIRKYHAMASRPELQQARLSEGAFSPISFKPGLHQADIKLTVWKRLFRKVLPAPESLKLDPATAHPLLELSKGNTVVQCGLLAQRRASQPERFDYSTCVLTSRGFSCGRHYWEVVVGSKSDWRLGVIKGTASRKGKLSKSPEHGVWLIGLKEGRVYEAFGCPRVPLPVAGHPHRIGIYLHYEQGELTFFDADRPDDLRPLYSFQADFQGKLYPILDTCWHERGSNSLPMVLPPPSGPGHLSPLQPTKL; encoded by the exons ATGGCGTGGCAGGTGAGCGTGCCTGAGCTGGAGGACCGCCTGCAGTGTCCCATGTGCCTGGAGGTCTTCAAGGAGCCCCTGATGCTGCAGTGCGGCCACTCCTACTGCAAGGGCTGCCTGGTGTCCCTGTCCCACCACCTGGCCTCGGAGCTGCGCTGCCCCGTGTGTAGGCAGGAGGTGGACTACAGCAGCTCCCCACCCAACGTCTCCCTGGCAAAGGTGATCGAAGCCCTGCGGCTCCCCGGGGACCCGGAGCCCCAGGTGTGCGCACACCACCGGAACCCGCTCAGCCTCTTCTGCGAGAAGGACCAGGAGCTCATCTGTGGCCTCTGCGGCCTGCTGGGCGCCCACCAGCACCACCGGGTCACACCCGTCTCCACCGTCTACAGCCGCATGAAG GAGGAGCTAGCAGCCCTCATCTCCGACCTGAAGCAGGAGCAGAAGAAGGTAGATGAGCAAATCGCCAAACTGGTGAACAACAGGACTCGGATTGTG AATGAGTCCGATGTCTTCAGCTGGGTGATCCGCCGTGAGTTCCAGGAGCTCCACCACCTGGTGGACGAGGAGAAGGCCCGCTGCCTGGAGGGGGTGGAGGGCCACACCCGCGGCCTCGTGGCCTCCCTGGACATGCAGCTGGAGCAGGCCCGGGGCGCCCAGGAGCGGCTGGTCCAGGCCACGGGTGTGCTGGAGCAGTTTGGCAGCGAGAGTCACCATGAGTTCATCCGG AAGTACCACGCCATGGCCTCCAG ACCAGAGCTCCAGCAGGCCCGACTCTCGGAAGGTGCCTTCAGCCCCATCTCCTTCAAGCCAGGCCTGCACCAGGCTGACATCAAGCTGACAGTGTGGAAAAGGCTTTTCCGAAAGGTTCTGCCAG ccccagagtCCCTCAAGCTGGATCCAGCCACGGCCCACCCGCTCCTGGAGCTCTCCAAGGGCAACACGGTAGTGCAGTGTGGGCTCCTGGCCCAGCGGCGCGCCAGCCAGCCTGAGCGCTTCGATTACAGCACGTGCGTCTTGACCAGCAGAGGCTTCTCCTGCGGCCGCCACTactgggaggtggtggtgggcagCAAGAGCGACTGGCGCCTGGGGGTCATCAAGGGCACGGCCAGCCGCAAGGGCAAGCTGAGCAAGTCCCCAGAGCATGGTGTGTGGCTCATCGGCCTGAAGGAGGGCCGAGTGTATGAGGCCTTCGGCTGCCCCCGGGTGCCCCTGCCCGTGGCGGGCCACCCCCACCGCATCGGCATCTACCTGCACTATGAGCAGGGGGAGCTCACCTTCTTCGACGCCGACCGCCCTGACGACCTTCGGCCACTCTACTCGTTCCAGGCTGACTTCCAGGGCAAGCTGTACCCCATCCTGGACACGTGCTGGCATGAGAGGGGCAGCAACTCCCTGCCCATGGTGCTGCCACCACCCAGCGGGCCCGGCCACCTCTccccactgcagcccaccaagctgtAG